A region of Salinibacter sp. 10B DNA encodes the following proteins:
- a CDS encoding TonB-dependent receptor has protein sequence MRTLLSGLALVFVLSLNWVPLATAQADRDGQIAGQVVTAASGRPLPNATVSLVNSATSLGTATNSDGRFVLDDLPADTVALQVRYVGYVTHTRSVRVRPSRTTRITVELESATVELAGLQITGTSQGARAAIPGAASKVDAAALEQMDPIGSQAALKHVPGVYGLADDGMTQTRMSVGIRGLQPRRTQRVLVMEDGMPIQPAPYVFSPLYYNPPIERIEEIEVIKGSSTIRHGPQTMAGVINYVTSRPQRRSPGGTLELTPGTNGYVSAFGEVGGFGTDDVRPQVQLLFKRGNGFRQNNDFRQFNGTAKLRANLGDSRSLYVKLNADYERLNATYTGLTPYTFRTDPDFNPKDDDLYQIYRASLGTVYNRRYSDAVQGTTRFYANVFHRPWWREKDVFVRADDYQNADVDAQPVPPNTPGPLMRVGISDVVDNLTLDDKPYFGNVRTFYVTGAEHSLGIRHALFGQEADLEIGGRLHWERFKDNRKISDEVGVREGVFYQGDVSDPGPVTIIGGSSVYETRALSLHALEDVQWGALRLSPGVRLEVFEQSRINRLNGSQYRDQTSVVPLPRLGFNWNVGAADLGPSLGESNLRLFGGVHRGYTPPSSATFAIVGFDPPSATGADGGGFDLKAEKSWNSELGVRGRSAAGQFEVTGFYLYVENLVGGRTRFQKNLGIVESYGLEARTRVKGGAFAGPLPALDVSYTYLQSAVVQGTVSSAIDGAPEDISGNELPAAPNHTATVGLSKTFSEIGLTLSTDLSYTGRFYTDLENLEMTNNRGERGPVPAHAVLDAGATYAYSDALSVQLTAKNVTDNVYIGSRLHSNPRQPSANLSTGIIPGARRQVNLSIQYDF, from the coding sequence GAACAGTGCCACGTCCCTTGGCACCGCAACCAACAGCGACGGCCGCTTTGTTCTCGACGACCTGCCCGCCGACACGGTGGCCCTGCAAGTTCGATACGTCGGCTACGTCACGCACACTCGCTCCGTTCGGGTGCGGCCGAGCCGGACGACGCGCATCACGGTGGAGTTGGAAAGCGCGACGGTGGAGCTCGCGGGCCTGCAGATCACCGGGACCTCGCAGGGTGCCCGCGCAGCCATCCCGGGAGCGGCTTCGAAGGTCGACGCCGCCGCCCTGGAGCAGATGGACCCTATCGGCTCGCAGGCAGCGCTCAAGCACGTGCCCGGCGTGTACGGCCTGGCCGACGACGGGATGACGCAGACCCGCATGTCGGTGGGCATCCGCGGCCTGCAGCCGCGCCGCACCCAGCGTGTGCTGGTGATGGAGGACGGGATGCCGATCCAGCCAGCGCCCTACGTCTTCTCGCCGCTCTACTACAACCCGCCCATTGAGCGTATCGAGGAGATTGAGGTCATTAAGGGCAGCTCCACGATCCGGCACGGGCCGCAGACGATGGCCGGCGTCATCAACTACGTTACCAGCCGCCCCCAGCGCCGCTCCCCCGGCGGCACGCTCGAGCTGACGCCCGGCACGAACGGCTACGTCAGTGCGTTCGGCGAGGTCGGCGGCTTCGGGACCGACGACGTGCGTCCACAGGTGCAGCTCCTCTTCAAACGGGGAAACGGCTTCCGCCAAAACAACGACTTCCGTCAGTTCAACGGCACCGCCAAGCTGCGAGCCAACCTCGGGGACAGCCGGTCGCTGTACGTGAAGCTCAACGCCGACTACGAGCGCCTCAACGCCACGTACACGGGCCTTACGCCCTACACCTTCCGCACCGATCCGGACTTCAACCCCAAGGACGACGACCTCTATCAAATCTACCGGGCGTCGCTCGGAACGGTCTACAACCGCCGCTACAGCGATGCTGTGCAGGGGACCACGCGATTTTACGCCAATGTCTTCCACCGTCCGTGGTGGCGAGAAAAGGACGTGTTCGTGCGGGCCGACGATTACCAAAACGCAGACGTGGATGCCCAACCGGTCCCGCCGAATACACCGGGGCCCCTCATGCGCGTCGGCATCAGCGACGTAGTGGACAATCTCACGTTGGACGACAAGCCCTACTTCGGCAACGTTCGGACCTTCTACGTGACAGGTGCCGAGCATTCGCTTGGCATCCGGCACGCCCTCTTCGGCCAGGAGGCCGACCTGGAGATCGGCGGTCGCCTGCACTGGGAACGCTTCAAAGACAATCGCAAGATTAGCGACGAGGTGGGCGTGCGGGAGGGCGTCTTCTACCAGGGCGACGTGTCCGATCCCGGGCCCGTGACGATTATTGGCGGCAGTTCGGTCTACGAGACGCGCGCCCTGTCGCTTCACGCGTTGGAGGACGTGCAGTGGGGGGCGCTCCGCCTCTCGCCCGGCGTCCGGCTGGAGGTCTTCGAGCAGTCGCGCATCAACCGCCTCAACGGCAGCCAGTACCGCGACCAGACGAGTGTGGTGCCCCTTCCCAGACTCGGCTTCAACTGGAATGTGGGCGCGGCCGACCTGGGCCCGAGCCTCGGCGAGAGCAATCTCCGTCTCTTCGGCGGCGTTCACCGCGGCTACACCCCGCCCTCCAGTGCAACGTTCGCGATCGTGGGCTTCGACCCGCCTAGCGCCACCGGCGCGGATGGGGGCGGATTTGACCTGAAGGCCGAGAAGAGCTGGAACTCGGAGCTGGGCGTGCGGGGCCGCTCGGCCGCCGGCCAGTTCGAAGTCACTGGGTTCTACCTGTACGTGGAAAACCTCGTCGGGGGACGCACCCGCTTCCAGAAAAACCTGGGCATTGTGGAGAGCTACGGCCTGGAGGCGCGAACCCGAGTGAAGGGTGGGGCCTTCGCCGGGCCGTTGCCTGCGCTGGACGTGTCGTACACTTACCTCCAGTCGGCAGTCGTGCAGGGCACCGTTTCGAGCGCCATCGACGGTGCGCCGGAGGATATCAGTGGCAACGAACTGCCCGCTGCGCCCAACCACACCGCCACGGTAGGCCTGTCAAAGACCTTCTCGGAGATTGGGCTCACCCTGTCCACGGACCTCAGTTACACGGGCCGCTTCTACACCGACCTCGAAAACCTGGAGATGACCAACAACCGGGGCGAGCGGGGACCGGTGCCCGCCCACGCGGTACTCGACGCCGGGGCCACCTACGCGTACTCCGACGCCCTCAGCGTCCAACTCACCGCCAAGAACGTGACGGACAACGTCTACATCGGTTCGCGGCTACACTCCAATCCCCGCCAGCCGAGCGCCAACCTGAGCACCGGCATCATTCCCGGTGCCCGCCGCCAGGTCAATCTCTCGATTCAGTACGACTTTTAG